A genomic stretch from Marinimicrobium sp. C6131 includes:
- a CDS encoding MipA/OmpV family protein, translated as MKTSTTLLSAALLQALFLQPALAQEGNTALVPLPSIDDFTQGEDGFAFGLGLAVEYETAYEGSDEFGVEVDPAGAVQWRNDDDIFFWAGEAIGWRGLRSDTWLFEAVVGFEEGREESDSDDGRLDGLGATDESVEFALQARRAFDADWRYWLDGRLVTSDNGTLGIFGVGRRFGDQMDGTGSELAIVAVYHDSDLANTEFGITPAQSAASGLAETEMSGGFRSIGLNYTYRNYIRENWQIFGEVLYEHFSSDIQDSPIARSDYEAEVGVGFIYVF; from the coding sequence ATGAAAACATCTACAACTTTACTATCGGCCGCGCTCCTACAGGCCCTTTTTCTGCAACCCGCACTGGCGCAGGAGGGAAACACCGCCCTGGTGCCCCTACCCTCGATCGACGACTTCACCCAGGGTGAAGATGGCTTCGCCTTCGGCCTTGGCCTGGCTGTTGAATACGAAACGGCCTACGAAGGGTCCGATGAATTCGGCGTCGAAGTCGATCCTGCGGGGGCGGTGCAATGGCGCAACGACGACGATATTTTCTTCTGGGCGGGTGAAGCGATCGGATGGCGCGGCCTTCGCTCGGACACCTGGCTATTTGAGGCCGTTGTCGGCTTCGAAGAAGGTCGAGAGGAAAGCGACTCCGATGACGGCCGACTGGATGGCCTCGGCGCTACCGATGAGTCGGTCGAATTCGCCCTGCAAGCCCGCCGCGCGTTCGATGCCGACTGGCGTTACTGGCTGGATGGCCGACTGGTCACCAGCGACAACGGCACCCTGGGTATCTTCGGCGTGGGCCGCCGCTTTGGCGACCAGATGGACGGCACCGGCTCCGAGCTGGCGATTGTTGCGGTGTACCACGATAGCGACCTCGCCAATACCGAATTCGGCATAACCCCCGCCCAGTCCGCCGCCTCGGGACTGGCCGAAACCGAGATGAGTGGCGGCTTTCGCTCGATTGGGTTGAATTACACCTACCGTAACTACATCCGCGAGAACTGGCAGATTTTCGGTGAAGTGCTCTATGAGCATTTCAGTAGCGATATTCAGGATAGTCCCATCGCGCGTAGTGACTATGAAGCCGAGGTGGGGGTTGGGTTTATTTACGTGTTTTAG